Within the Verrucomicrobiota bacterium genome, the region ATCATCACCACAAACAGCACCACGAACATCGCGTTTTTCTCCACCGCCAGCGCGGTGAGAATACCCGAGTTTTCCTCAAACCAGGTGGTGATGCGGTAGTTCCGCCCCAAAATCGGCTGCAATTGCTGGCGCACCACATCCGCCTGAAATGGGTCGTTCAACATCACCAACACTCCATGAACCGAATTATCCAGATCATAAAGGTCCTGCGCGTTTTCCAGCGAAGTGGCGATGACCGAAACATTGTACTCGTAATGTCCCACATCGAAAATGCCGGTAATCGTATAATCATCGGGCAGCACCGCCTGCTGATTCTCCTTGCCCCGGCTCGCCTTCATCTTCTGCAAATTGCGCGGCGAATAAATGGCCAACCGATCCCCGACGTACAACCCGAGTTGGGACGCCAGTTCGCGGCCAATCACCACGCTGCGCCCTTCCAGATTGAACTTCCCGAACTTCACTGAGCGCGGCAGCACGGACACCGTGGCCTCGCTCACCGGGTCCACCCCGCGCACCCACGGCGCGGCCACCAGCGGGTTCCCCTTCCCCGGCTGGGTTTCCACCAACACTTGGCCCATCACAAACGGCGTCACCCCCTTGATGCGTGGATTCGCCGTCAGATTGGTCATGACCCGCCCATAATTCTTCATGGGGCCATCGGCTTGGAATACTTTCAAATGCGCGTTGAACCCGAGGATTTTATTGCGCAACTCAAGGTCGAAACCGCTCATCACGCTGATGACGACAATGAGCGTGCCCACGGCAAACATCACGCCAATCACAGCAATCAGCGTGATGACGGATACGTAGGTTCCTTTCGGGCGGAAATACCGCAGCGCCAGGAATAATTCATACGGCAGTTTCGACATCACCCAGAGAGTCCGGTTCCCCCCGCCAACTTGCAAGCTGAAATTCAGGCACAGAATAGTTTCCGCTTTAAGGGCCTCGCTATGTGAGAACTGCGAGGTGAGGTTGTTTCAGCAGGCAGGCTGTCTGCAGCCGCTTATATAAGGTTCATCCGGCGGCGCATGATCCACTCGGCCAATAGGATGAGAATGAAAATAAAGGCGAACCAGGGGCCGGCCTGCGCCAGACTGGCCTCGACGGAGATCTTTTTGCGACCAAAACCGGTGGAGACGCGCTTGACGAATTGATCCGTCTCGGTTTCGCGGTAGAACGCGCCGGAGCCCCGTTCGGTTAGTTTTTTGAGGAAGGCTTCATCCATATCCAGATGAGCGCCTTCATCCACCAACGGGGCGATGCGCAACACTTTCTCATAGGTTTCCAATACATTTTCGCCGCGCATGGCGGTGAGTTTGAAGAAGTAATTGCCGCGCTCTTTGAGCCGGACTTTGGCGGTCCAGGTGTTGACTTGGCCTTGAAGCGGTTCAACGGAGACCGGGGTACCAAAGGTTTTCGCCGTTAGGCTGGCGGTAAAACGAATCCCTTCGCTGGCCGTCTGACCGGCGACACGAATCTCGGGCGAAGCCTGTTCCCCGGGGCGATACGCATCTTTGTCCCACTTGACCGAGAAGAAGCGCCCGCCCTCTTCCTTGCCGGTGAGGTTACGCACCGCTTGCCGCCAGAACATGCCATGGGCGGCTTTTAACATTTCAGAACGCACCATCCACTTCCATAACGTATTGGAGGCCAGAGCCAGAATACGGCCTTTGCCAAAGTTTTGCATGGCCACCACCGGGACGGAGCGATTACCAAGGCGGGTTTCCAGCAGGACCGTTGCGCCAGGTTTCAGGTCGCCCAACTGGTGGAGGCTTTCAATCACGGCCCCTTCACGCACCACTGTTTCTTCGACGCTGCCCAGCATCGGATGCCCCATGGCGGATGGTGGCACCTTGATGGGATACATGCCGGTCAGCATGTCGGGCTCGTTATCGGCGACTTGCCAAGGGAAGAGCGCGGCCATCTCGGTCTTGGCGTAACCGCCCAAACCATACGACTTGTTCCCTCCCATGAAAATAACCACGCCGCCTTCTTCCACGTATTTAACCAGAGTTTTGATTTGCTCGGGCGTCCAATCTTCCGCAGGGAAAGAACCGAGCACGATGCAATCATAAAGCTGGAGCGTCTTGAGATTAGCGGGAAAGCCTGCCTCCAGATCTTCATCGCCGGGAAAACGCTCGCCTTGCAGGGTGAACTTCTCGCTCATGGTACGAAAGAGCGCAGTGAAGGCAATGCCGGGATCACGCGCCAGCTCGGAACGCAACATCTTGAAGTCCATGCCGAGTTCGCGGGAGAAATACAGCAGATGCAGCGATTTCTTTTGGGCTTCCACGGCAAAGTGCCGGACGTTGTTCAACTCGGTCACTTCACCGCGCACCGGCTGGACTTTGACGCGAAAATTACGCAGGCCAAGGTCGCGGTTAGTGGCATTAAACCGGGCGCGCGCCCGACGATTCTCCAAGTTCAGGTTCTTGGTATCCAAGACCCGCCAATTGCCATCCACTTGTTCCTCAAGGGTGACGGGCACACTCCGCAATTCACGCACAAATGTCTTCGAGGTCCCCATCCGCGCCTCAATGTCCACGTTCACCTCAAACTCGATGCCTTTCTCGACCGATGGCGGATGCGATACATCCACGATGGCAACGTCACTCCATGTTTCCGGCGGGGCGGATATTCCGATGGCAAACAATGGAATGGGAGGAAGCAGATTGCCTTCGACTTTTTCATCGCCGCCATCCGTCAACAGCACCGCGCCCAAATACGCATTGATATCCTTGCGCTCCGCCAGGGCAACCAGCACCCCGCCGATGTCGGTCCCGCGCGGGGCTGGTCCCTTGGTGCCATCCCCTGCCTTGACCGGTTCGGTGTTGAAATCCAGTTCGTCAATCTGGATATCCGAGGGGAAATCCTTTTTGAGTTTTTGAACCAGACTTCGGGCGCGAGTCAGCCGGGATAGTTTGCCGTCATCCACCACCTCCATGGAAGACGAGGCATCCACCAGGGCGAGAATTTTGCCGCGGGCATTCTCCTGCTTTTCAACCATCCAGACCGGCTCGAACAGCGCCGTCAGCAGCAGCAGGGTGAGCAGGATTTTGGGCAGCAGCAACCACCGCGCGCGACGCTCATCCACGCGGGTCAACATGCGACGATGGATGTACCAAAGCCACACCGCAACCGCCGCAATCAGCAAACCGCACCAGAGTGGACTCAGGTGCGGTCGCCATTGTAAGGTTGCGAACAAATGGCCTCCTATGCGCCCAGGGCCTTGACCGTGGCTTCCAGGCTGGCGACATCCGACACATTCAGCATCTGGGCGGTTTTATCAATGCGTTTCATGAAGCCACTGAGCGCGGCCCCCGGGCCGAACTCAATAAAACGCGTGTAACCCTGCGCCAACAAGCAACGCATGGATTCCTCCCACCGGACGGATGAAGTAACCTGCGCGACCAGCAATTCCGCAATCTGCGCCGGGGCGCCATGCGGCTGGGCGGTGACGTTGGAAATGACGGGGACGAGCGGGGCAACCAACCGAATGGCGGCCAATTCCGCTTGCAACTTGGGTTGGGCGCTTGCCATGAGCGGTGAATGATACGCGCCAGCCACGACCAGCGGCAACGCGCGCTTGGCGCCTTTGGCTTTGGCCAGTTCGCACGCCTTGGTGATATTGCCCGCTTCGCCGGAGATGACGAGT harbors:
- a CDS encoding glutamine amidotransferase, whose product is MFATLQWRPHLSPLWCGLLIAAVAVWLWYIHRRMLTRVDERRARWLLLPKILLTLLLLTALFEPVWMVEKQENARGKILALVDASSSMEVVDDGKLSRLTRARSLVQKLKKDFPSDIQIDELDFNTEPVKAGDGTKGPAPRGTDIGGVLVALAERKDINAYLGAVLLTDGGDEKVEGNLLPPIPLFAIGISAPPETWSDVAIVDVSHPPSVEKGIEFEVNVDIEARMGTSKTFVRELRSVPVTLEEQVDGNWRVLDTKNLNLENRRARARFNATNRDLGLRNFRVKVQPVRGEVTELNNVRHFAVEAQKKSLHLLYFSRELGMDFKMLRSELARDPGIAFTALFRTMSEKFTLQGERFPGDEDLEAGFPANLKTLQLYDCIVLGSFPAEDWTPEQIKTLVKYVEEGGVVIFMGGNKSYGLGGYAKTEMAALFPWQVADNEPDMLTGMYPIKVPPSAMGHPMLGSVEETVVREGAVIESLHQLGDLKPGATVLLETRLGNRSVPVVAMQNFGKGRILALASNTLWKWMVRSEMLKAAHGMFWRQAVRNLTGKEEGGRFFSVKWDKDAYRPGEQASPEIRVAGQTASEGIRFTASLTAKTFGTPVSVEPLQGQVNTWTAKVRLKERGNYFFKLTAMRGENVLETYEKVLRIAPLVDEGAHLDMDEAFLKKLTERGSGAFYRETETDQFVKRVSTGFGRKKISVEASLAQAGPWFAFIFILILLAEWIMRRRMNLI
- a CDS encoding ABC transporter permease, yielding MSKLPYELFLALRYFRPKGTYVSVITLIAVIGVMFAVGTLIVVISVMSGFDLELRNKILGFNAHLKVFQADGPMKNYGRVMTNLTANPRIKGVTPFVMGQVLVETQPGKGNPLVAAPWVRGVDPVSEATVSVLPRSVKFGKFNLEGRSVVIGRELASQLGLYVGDRLAIYSPRNLQKMKASRGKENQQAVLPDDYTITGIFDVGHYEYNVSVIATSLENAQDLYDLDNSVHGVLVMLNDPFQADVVRQQLQPILGRNYRITTWFEENSGILTALAVEKNAMFVVLFVVMIVAAFGIMGTQIAFVFQKTREIGILKALGSTNRQIAWVFLSQSVMVGVIGVSAGLGFGLTLLSWRNEFLRFMNQATGFDLFPASIYTFQELPALTMPGDVAAICGSAMVLCVLAGVLPALRAAALHPVEALRYE